A portion of the Stigmatella aurantiaca DW4/3-1 genome contains these proteins:
- a CDS encoding inorganic pyrophosphatase — protein sequence MKKQKSPPQAFQAHPWHGVSPGELAPEVLTAYIEIVPTDALKYELDKETGILRLDRPQQFSSQCPTLYGFIPQTYCGELVAQRAAERTGRKEIQGDGDPMDICVLTEKSISSGNLLVRAVPIGGFRMIDGEEADDKILAVLESDLVYGEMQHVAQCPRAMVDRLKHYFLTYKQIPGEGKRRVEIAEVYDRPEALEVIRRSMKDYQRLHGPAPRTPRPRSRKR from the coding sequence ATGAAAAAGCAGAAGTCTCCCCCCCAGGCTTTCCAGGCCCACCCGTGGCACGGTGTCAGCCCAGGGGAGTTGGCCCCGGAAGTCCTCACGGCCTATATCGAAATCGTTCCCACGGACGCCCTGAAGTACGAACTGGACAAGGAGACGGGCATCCTGAGGTTGGACCGGCCTCAGCAGTTCTCCAGCCAGTGTCCCACCCTCTACGGCTTCATTCCGCAGACGTACTGTGGCGAGCTGGTGGCCCAACGCGCCGCCGAACGCACGGGGCGCAAGGAGATCCAAGGGGACGGGGATCCGATGGACATCTGCGTGCTGACCGAGAAGTCCATCTCCAGCGGCAACCTTTTGGTGCGCGCGGTGCCCATCGGCGGGTTCCGGATGATCGACGGCGAGGAGGCCGATGACAAAATCCTCGCCGTGCTGGAGTCGGACCTGGTCTACGGCGAGATGCAGCACGTGGCCCAGTGCCCGCGCGCGATGGTGGACCGGCTCAAGCACTACTTCCTCACGTACAAACAGATTCCGGGCGAGGGCAAGCGCCGGGTGGAGATCGCCGAGGTGTATGACCGGCCCGAGGCCCTCGAGGTGATCCGCCGCAGCATGAAGGATTATCAACGTCTCCATGGCCCGGCTCCCCGGACGCCGCGCCCGCGCTCCCGCAAGCGCTGA
- the epmA gene encoding EF-P lysine aminoacylase EpmA, with protein sequence MPNPVQWRAAFGRQMLYAALRRFFMGQGYLEVETPLLIPTPGMEPHITAFEVPFVPETDVGQARPLYLHTSPEYAMKRMLADGAHGPLFQICKVFRNGEVSVTHNPEFTMLEFYRPHVDYHAIMADLEQALAEAGRSAAPGEPGADPSFFTRLPYERLTVRDAVLRATGVDLRACPDGPSLKRAAEAAGVRTGEATGFDDVFFHLFLQKVERGLGHERPTFLIEYPASMASLSRLKPGDPSVAERVELYAKGLELANGFSELTDAVEQRARFVEEQALRRALGRTVYPLDERFLEAVGRMPPAAGIAVGLDRILMLLMGAGSITDVLLFPAHEFV encoded by the coding sequence ATGCCCAATCCAGTCCAATGGCGGGCGGCTTTTGGCCGTCAGATGCTGTATGCGGCCCTCCGGCGTTTTTTCATGGGCCAGGGGTACCTCGAGGTGGAGACCCCCTTGCTCATCCCCACGCCGGGCATGGAGCCCCACATCACCGCCTTCGAGGTGCCCTTCGTCCCGGAGACGGACGTGGGGCAGGCCCGTCCGCTCTACCTGCACACCAGCCCCGAATACGCCATGAAACGCATGCTGGCCGATGGGGCCCATGGGCCCCTCTTCCAGATTTGCAAGGTCTTTCGGAACGGTGAGGTGTCGGTCACGCACAACCCCGAGTTCACGATGCTGGAGTTCTACCGGCCGCACGTGGACTACCACGCCATCATGGCCGACCTGGAGCAGGCGCTGGCGGAAGCGGGCCGCTCGGCGGCACCCGGGGAGCCTGGGGCAGACCCGTCCTTCTTCACCCGCCTGCCGTACGAGCGGCTCACCGTGCGGGACGCCGTCCTGCGCGCCACGGGGGTGGACCTCCGCGCCTGTCCGGATGGCCCCTCCCTGAAGCGGGCGGCGGAGGCCGCGGGGGTGCGGACCGGGGAGGCGACGGGCTTCGACGACGTCTTCTTCCACCTGTTTTTGCAAAAGGTGGAGCGGGGGTTGGGCCACGAGCGGCCCACCTTCCTCATCGAATATCCGGCCTCCATGGCCTCCTTGTCGCGGCTCAAGCCGGGGGACCCCTCGGTGGCCGAGCGCGTGGAGCTGTACGCGAAGGGGTTGGAGCTGGCCAACGGCTTCTCGGAGCTGACGGACGCCGTCGAGCAGCGGGCGCGGTTCGTGGAGGAGCAGGCGTTGCGAAGGGCGCTGGGCCGCACGGTGTATCCGCTGGATGAGCGCTTCCTGGAGGCCGTGGGCCGGATGCCGCCCGCGGCGGGGATCGCCGTGGGGCTCGATCGCATCCTGATGCTGCTCATGGGCGCTGGCAGTATCACGGACGTTCTTCTGTTTCCCGCGCACGAATTCGTATGA
- a CDS encoding alpha-ketoglutarate-dependent dioxygenase AlkB → MGVMTGQEEERPEGLLYVPDFLTDSEEARLLEHLRGLTFSEIRMRGQVAKRRTAHFGWLYGYESLKVEPGPAMPDFLLPLRNRCAELMGELPEQLVEALLNEYPPGAAIGWHRDAPMFGHQVVGVSLGGACRMRFQRDQGEARRTYALELAPRSAYVLGGESRSTWQHSIPAVKQERYSITFRTLKAP, encoded by the coding sequence ATGGGCGTCATGACTGGACAGGAAGAGGAGCGGCCAGAGGGGCTCCTCTATGTTCCGGATTTCCTCACGGACTCCGAGGAAGCGCGGCTCCTGGAGCACCTGCGCGGCCTGACCTTCTCGGAGATTCGCATGCGGGGCCAGGTGGCGAAGCGGCGCACGGCGCACTTCGGCTGGCTCTACGGATACGAGAGCTTGAAGGTCGAGCCCGGGCCGGCCATGCCGGACTTTCTGTTGCCGTTGAGGAACCGGTGCGCGGAGCTGATGGGCGAGTTGCCCGAGCAGCTCGTGGAGGCCTTGCTGAACGAATACCCGCCGGGGGCGGCCATCGGCTGGCACCGGGACGCGCCCATGTTCGGCCATCAGGTGGTGGGGGTGTCGCTGGGAGGCGCGTGCCGGATGCGCTTCCAGCGTGATCAGGGCGAGGCGCGGCGCACGTACGCGCTGGAGCTCGCGCCGCGCTCGGCCTACGTCCTGGGAGGCGAGTCCCGGAGCACGTGGCAGCACAGCATTCCCGCCGTGAAACAGGAGCGGTATTCGATCACCTTCCGCACGCTGAAAGCGCCTTGA
- a CDS encoding S8 family peptidase, which produces MWISKKRLMSLSLLSLVACGQDLPAEEQVPSSPVGTVEHFVRSDRAVPGQYLVMLKEGTGEVAALSTQLAHRYGGEVFEVYTSVARGFAVRMSEAAAKSLARHPSVALVEEDGLFQEEKEGFTLQAVQPTTSAGLDRINQRYLPLDGTFSYSLTGAGVNAYIFATGIRKSHVEFQVNRAVTGYDAITPGGDASDCQGVGTHSAGIVGGTQYGVAKAVKLWSVRVLDCQGATTTSLVIAGLNWVASNHIKPAVAHLPLGGAASTALDNAVVNLINAGVPVVVPAGSSASNACNYSPARVPQAITVGSSSVSDSVAASSNYGPCVDFYAPGTATAAWYTSDTAYQTLSGSSVASAFVTGVVALYLQGNPGSSSAAVGSAILNNATPGVLTGVPAGSSNRLLYTNY; this is translated from the coding sequence ATGTGGATCTCGAAGAAGCGGTTGATGAGCCTGTCGCTGTTGTCACTGGTGGCCTGCGGCCAGGACCTGCCGGCCGAGGAGCAGGTCCCGTCCTCGCCAGTGGGCACCGTGGAGCACTTCGTGCGGTCGGACCGGGCTGTTCCTGGGCAGTACCTCGTGATGCTCAAGGAAGGGACAGGCGAGGTGGCAGCCCTGTCGACGCAGCTCGCGCACCGGTATGGCGGTGAGGTCTTCGAGGTCTACACGAGCGTGGCACGGGGCTTTGCCGTCCGCATGTCCGAAGCCGCCGCGAAGTCCCTGGCGCGTCATCCCAGCGTGGCGCTCGTCGAAGAGGATGGACTCTTCCAGGAGGAGAAGGAGGGCTTCACGCTCCAGGCGGTCCAGCCGACGACGAGCGCGGGGCTGGATCGGATCAATCAGCGCTACTTGCCGCTCGATGGCACCTTCTCCTACTCCCTGACGGGGGCGGGCGTGAACGCGTACATCTTTGCCACCGGCATCCGGAAGTCGCACGTCGAGTTTCAGGTCAACCGGGCCGTGACGGGCTACGACGCGATCACCCCGGGCGGGGATGCCAGCGACTGCCAGGGGGTGGGGACGCACTCGGCGGGGATTGTGGGCGGCACGCAATATGGCGTGGCCAAGGCGGTCAAGCTCTGGTCGGTCCGGGTCCTCGATTGCCAGGGCGCCACCACCACGTCCCTGGTCATCGCGGGGCTGAATTGGGTCGCGTCCAACCACATCAAGCCGGCGGTAGCCCACCTTCCCCTCGGCGGGGCTGCGTCCACGGCGCTGGACAACGCGGTGGTGAACCTCATCAACGCGGGCGTCCCGGTCGTCGTCCCCGCGGGAAGCAGTGCCTCGAATGCATGCAACTACTCGCCGGCCCGCGTGCCCCAGGCCATCACGGTGGGCTCGAGTTCCGTGAGCGACAGCGTTGCTGCCTCGTCGAACTACGGCCCTTGCGTGGATTTCTACGCGCCCGGTACGGCGACCGCGGCCTGGTACACGAGCGATACCGCGTACCAGACGCTCAGCGGGTCCAGCGTCGCCAGCGCCTTCGTGACGGGCGTGGTGGCGCTCTATCTTCAGGGAAACCCGGGATCCTCGTCCGCCGCGGTGGGCTCGGCCATCCTCAACAACGCCACGCCAGGGGTGTTGACGGGGGTGCCCGCGGGCTCGTCCAACCGGCTGCTCTACACGAATTACTGA
- a CDS encoding SPFH domain-containing protein, whose protein sequence is MGLFDTIKGETKRNFIARADEAKGEIIYKYPEKNVRMLTQLTVDADEVALFVKDGKVEGKLGPGRHQLDTKNIPFLSRLLEKFTGGDLFISEIFFVSTREHTGVKFGGPIGDVRDPETGLGIGTMVYGDFSIRVTEPERLVVGLVGMGRSSNEDFVGWFKSQVLKVTRDRIAELLVKKRWPLLDVTSGAYTEEIETEVIGGLKPHVDSYGLTVVRMGNFHVSIKEEDEATLKKFSKDAAYSRLAGGFNQYAQGQAMLGASEGMAKGGGHGSGSDGALQGMGLGMGMGMAQMFANNQQQARQAPQGPVPEAAGGGEARSPAQRLKELHELHKAGVLSDDEYSAKRAELMKLL, encoded by the coding sequence ATGGGTCTTTTCGACACGATCAAAGGCGAGACGAAGCGCAACTTCATTGCCCGCGCGGACGAGGCCAAGGGAGAGATCATCTACAAGTATCCGGAGAAGAACGTCCGGATGCTGACGCAGCTCACCGTCGACGCGGACGAGGTCGCGCTCTTCGTCAAGGACGGCAAGGTCGAGGGCAAGCTGGGGCCGGGGCGCCACCAGCTGGACACGAAGAACATCCCGTTCTTGTCCAGGCTCCTGGAGAAGTTCACCGGAGGTGACCTCTTCATCTCGGAGATCTTCTTCGTCTCCACGCGCGAGCACACGGGGGTGAAGTTCGGCGGACCCATTGGCGATGTGCGCGATCCGGAGACGGGTCTGGGCATCGGCACCATGGTGTACGGCGACTTCTCCATCCGGGTGACCGAGCCGGAGCGGCTGGTGGTGGGCCTGGTGGGCATGGGCCGCTCCAGCAACGAAGACTTCGTGGGGTGGTTCAAGAGCCAGGTGCTCAAGGTGACGCGCGACCGCATCGCCGAGCTGCTGGTGAAGAAGCGTTGGCCGCTGCTGGACGTGACGAGCGGCGCGTACACCGAGGAGATCGAAACCGAGGTCATCGGCGGTCTCAAGCCGCATGTGGACAGCTACGGGCTCACCGTGGTGCGCATGGGCAACTTCCACGTGAGCATCAAGGAAGAGGACGAGGCCACGCTCAAGAAGTTCTCCAAGGACGCGGCCTACTCGCGCCTGGCGGGCGGCTTCAATCAATACGCGCAGGGGCAGGCGATGCTGGGCGCATCCGAGGGCATGGCCAAGGGCGGCGGCCACGGCAGCGGCTCGGATGGCGCGCTCCAGGGCATGGGCCTTGGCATGGGCATGGGCATGGCCCAGATGTTCGCGAACAACCAGCAGCAGGCGCGCCAGGCGCCTCAGGGCCCGGTTCCCGAGGCCGCGGGGGGTGGGGAGGCCCGCTCTCCGGCGCAGCGCCTGAAGGAGTTGCACGAGCTGCACAAGGCAGGCGTCCTCTCCGACGATGAGTACAGCGCCAAGCGCGCGGAGCTGATGAAGCTCCTGTAA
- a CDS encoding ABC transporter permease subunit, translating into MAFRPKRALAIFWKDFLDLRKNVGLLLSMGVLPLVFVLVPIGVVWAYAARPDDPNLRVIAHYYNQDLLLGESAAMFLIDKTLTDWFGMFLVMPVFVPILISSQSVAGEKERRTLEPLLASPVTAAELVAGKSLASLVPAVGISWLAFAVFCVGVDVVAWPLVQGPLMPNVLWTFGIFVLAPLFAFFGNGVAVLLSARVSEARTAQQLSALVVLPLVGLVGGQVAGWLNAGVGYYALQGLVVLVLDGVLLLASIRLLDRERLISRWG; encoded by the coding sequence ATGGCATTCCGGCCGAAGCGCGCCCTGGCCATCTTCTGGAAGGACTTCCTGGACCTGCGCAAGAACGTGGGGCTGCTCTTGTCCATGGGGGTGCTGCCCCTGGTGTTCGTCCTGGTCCCCATCGGCGTGGTGTGGGCGTATGCGGCGCGCCCGGATGACCCCAACCTGCGGGTCATCGCCCACTACTACAACCAGGACCTTCTCCTCGGGGAGAGCGCGGCGATGTTCCTCATCGACAAGACGCTCACCGACTGGTTCGGGATGTTCCTGGTCATGCCGGTCTTTGTCCCCATCCTCATCTCCTCGCAGAGCGTGGCGGGAGAGAAGGAGCGGCGCACGCTGGAGCCCCTGCTGGCCTCGCCGGTGACCGCCGCCGAGCTGGTGGCGGGCAAGAGCCTCGCCTCGCTCGTGCCCGCGGTGGGCATCTCCTGGCTGGCCTTCGCGGTGTTCTGCGTGGGGGTGGACGTGGTGGCGTGGCCCCTGGTGCAAGGGCCGTTGATGCCCAACGTCCTGTGGACCTTTGGCATCTTCGTGCTCGCGCCCCTGTTCGCCTTCTTTGGCAACGGGGTGGCGGTGCTGCTCTCGGCGCGCGTGTCCGAGGCGCGCACGGCCCAACAGCTCTCGGCCTTGGTGGTGCTGCCGCTGGTGGGGCTGGTGGGAGGGCAGGTGGCGGGGTGGCTCAATGCCGGGGTGGGCTATTACGCCCTGCAGGGCCTCGTGGTGCTCGTGCTGGATGGGGTGCTCCTGCTGGCCAGCATCCGGCTGTTGGACCGTGAGCGGCTCATCAGCCGGTGGGGCTGA
- a CDS encoding ABC transporter ATP-binding protein: MGGIQVRGLAKRFGTRPAVEGLTFDVLPGEVFGLLGPNGAGKTTTVRMLTGLLQPSEGEATVGGHSIRTGGEALRGAVGLLTEQPGLYDRLTARENLRFFMKMHELNEAAAWPRVQSYLERFGLAGRENDACGGFSKGMRQKLAIVRTLVHDPQVIFLDEPTSGLDPESARVVRDAVAELATEGRTIVLCSHNLGEVERLCSRVAVIQGRLLALAPLGELRRAGQSLEVRVEGEAERFRPVVMALPFKPNVLSEGGKLRVLLTEESQAPEVLACLVNAGARVLSAIPAHRPLEEVYLELIRQGRV; encoded by the coding sequence GTGGGTGGCATTCAAGTCCGGGGACTCGCCAAGCGGTTCGGTACGCGCCCGGCGGTGGAAGGACTGACGTTCGACGTTCTGCCCGGTGAGGTGTTCGGCTTGCTGGGTCCCAACGGGGCGGGGAAGACCACCACGGTGCGCATGCTCACCGGGCTGCTCCAGCCCTCCGAGGGCGAGGCCACGGTGGGAGGCCACTCCATCCGGACCGGCGGCGAGGCGTTGAGAGGCGCGGTGGGGCTGCTCACGGAGCAGCCCGGGCTGTATGACCGGCTGACGGCGCGGGAGAACTTGCGCTTCTTCATGAAGATGCACGAGCTGAACGAGGCGGCGGCATGGCCCCGGGTCCAGTCCTATCTGGAGCGCTTCGGGCTGGCGGGACGGGAGAACGATGCCTGCGGAGGGTTCTCCAAGGGCATGCGCCAGAAGCTGGCCATCGTGCGCACGCTCGTGCACGACCCCCAGGTCATCTTCCTGGACGAGCCCACGTCCGGCTTGGATCCGGAGTCGGCGCGCGTGGTGAGGGACGCGGTGGCGGAGCTGGCCACGGAGGGGCGCACCATCGTGCTCTGTTCGCACAACCTGGGAGAGGTGGAGCGGCTGTGCTCGCGCGTCGCCGTCATCCAGGGCCGGTTGCTGGCGCTGGCCCCGCTGGGCGAGCTGCGGCGCGCGGGGCAGTCGCTGGAGGTGCGGGTGGAGGGGGAGGCGGAGCGTTTCCGGCCGGTGGTGATGGCGCTGCCGTTCAAGCCCAACGTGCTGAGCGAGGGAGGCAAGCTCCGGGTGCTGCTCACCGAGGAGTCCCAGGCGCCGGAGGTGCTGGCGTGCCTGGTGAACGCGGGCGCGCGGGTGCTCAGCGCCATTCCCGCGCACCGGCCGCTCGAAGAGGTCTACCTGGAACTCATCCGGCAGGGGAGGGTGTGA
- a CDS encoding ArnT family glycosyltransferase: MASDGKQQAETFAEVLLGKRIHEEAWVKRWMQLPLTARVVLAVSALAALLFLPYLGAVGLWDPWETHYGEVARMMVQRNDYVYPFWESAWFFSKPPMTMWLQALGMKMVGSLDAPGELGRYTEWGMRAPFALMSIAAVALLSLAVSRIVSLRAGLATGFVLATMPLYFLLTRQTVTDTPFVATLVCAMACALIGQLDETSKHRTAWWYAFYIFCGLSALAKGLLGVGLPAVILLLYALLAVIPWKMEALRAHLKWVWSRAFRKDVREGRQPMPVLWGQMFRMRLGTGVLVFAVVAVPWYLTLSLFDAVDDEGKGFFYRFFIHDHLNRLTAGVHTTTPGGTFIYFIEQGGYAIFPWVALLPGAFAAVSRLKLRSESRADHLALIAVLWVAFTFWLLGSSATKFHHYVFPILPGLAILIALFIDRLWQDGPAEHAVSLLFGLVLFVLVGKDLAEHPKNFTDLFVYNYDRLYPSDLVTKPIVLFASRPLWMGDLIATALLLVGAYLALDAFTAKEKSYSAQALAMLLVLAGASALTAVVLRGSMSALGLSGVALLVVGAFTVWQALRKGREERLGLWLLTAIYALAGGLLCWRGFRGPLGEDALLRAFMDPVNVKKGLGFAFALGGGLCVVAALRQTRSVLFGSFWLFTLLFAVWFNWYHWVSLSHHWTQRDLFWRYYRQRQPGEPIAAFMMNWRGETFYSRNTVEQFRGGDSAARMRNYAAQPGREWALVEHNRLSVLSNAVGAGKSVKVIDRDINNKFILVTID, translated from the coding sequence GTGGCGAGTGACGGCAAGCAGCAAGCAGAGACCTTCGCCGAAGTGTTGCTCGGCAAGCGCATCCACGAGGAAGCGTGGGTGAAGCGCTGGATGCAACTGCCGTTGACGGCCCGGGTGGTGCTGGCGGTTTCGGCGTTGGCGGCGCTCCTCTTCCTGCCGTACCTGGGCGCGGTGGGGCTGTGGGATCCCTGGGAGACGCACTACGGGGAAGTGGCGCGGATGATGGTGCAGCGCAACGACTACGTGTACCCCTTCTGGGAGAGCGCGTGGTTCTTCTCCAAGCCGCCGATGACGATGTGGCTTCAGGCGTTGGGGATGAAGATGGTGGGCTCCCTGGACGCGCCGGGCGAGCTGGGCCGCTACACCGAGTGGGGCATGCGGGCGCCGTTTGCCCTGATGAGCATCGCCGCGGTGGCGCTGCTGTCCCTGGCGGTGTCGCGGATCGTCAGCCTCCGGGCGGGATTGGCCACGGGCTTCGTGCTGGCCACCATGCCGCTGTACTTCCTGCTCACCCGGCAGACGGTGACGGATACGCCGTTCGTCGCCACGCTGGTCTGCGCCATGGCGTGCGCGCTCATTGGCCAGCTCGACGAGACGTCGAAGCACCGGACCGCCTGGTGGTACGCCTTCTACATCTTCTGTGGGCTGTCGGCGCTGGCCAAGGGCCTGTTGGGCGTGGGGTTGCCGGCCGTCATCCTGCTCCTCTACGCGCTGCTGGCGGTCATCCCCTGGAAGATGGAGGCGCTCCGGGCGCACCTGAAGTGGGTGTGGTCGCGCGCCTTCCGCAAGGACGTGCGCGAGGGGCGCCAACCCATGCCGGTGCTCTGGGGCCAGATGTTCCGCATGCGGCTGGGGACCGGGGTGCTCGTGTTCGCCGTGGTGGCCGTGCCCTGGTACCTCACCCTGAGCTTGTTCGACGCGGTGGATGACGAGGGCAAGGGCTTCTTCTACCGCTTCTTCATCCACGACCACCTGAACCGGCTCACGGCGGGGGTGCACACCACCACGCCGGGGGGCACCTTCATCTACTTCATCGAGCAGGGCGGCTACGCCATCTTCCCGTGGGTGGCCTTGCTGCCGGGCGCGTTCGCGGCCGTGTCCCGGCTCAAGCTCCGCTCGGAGTCCCGGGCGGATCACCTGGCGCTCATCGCCGTGCTGTGGGTGGCCTTCACCTTCTGGCTGCTGGGCTCCAGCGCCACCAAGTTCCACCACTATGTGTTCCCCATCCTGCCGGGGCTGGCCATCCTCATCGCGCTCTTCATCGACCGGCTGTGGCAGGACGGCCCCGCCGAGCACGCGGTGAGCCTGCTGTTCGGCCTGGTCCTCTTCGTCCTGGTGGGCAAGGACCTGGCGGAGCACCCAAAGAACTTCACCGACCTCTTCGTCTACAACTATGACCGGTTGTACCCGTCGGACCTCGTCACCAAGCCCATTGTCCTGTTCGCCTCCCGGCCGCTGTGGATGGGAGATCTGATCGCCACGGCGCTGTTGCTGGTGGGGGCCTACCTGGCGCTGGACGCGTTCACCGCGAAGGAGAAGTCCTACAGCGCGCAGGCCCTGGCGATGCTGCTGGTGCTGGCCGGGGCGAGCGCCCTGACGGCGGTGGTGCTCCGCGGGAGCATGTCCGCGCTGGGGCTCTCCGGGGTGGCCCTGCTGGTGGTGGGGGCCTTCACCGTCTGGCAGGCCCTGCGCAAGGGCCGCGAGGAGCGCCTGGGGTTGTGGCTGCTGACCGCGATCTACGCCCTCGCGGGGGGGCTGCTCTGCTGGAGGGGGTTCCGCGGACCGCTCGGCGAGGACGCGCTGCTGCGGGCCTTCATGGACCCGGTGAATGTGAAGAAGGGGCTGGGGTTCGCCTTCGCCCTGGGCGGAGGGCTTTGCGTGGTGGCGGCCCTCCGGCAGACGCGGAGCGTGCTCTTCGGCAGCTTCTGGCTGTTCACATTGCTCTTCGCGGTCTGGTTCAACTGGTACCACTGGGTGAGCCTGTCCCATCACTGGACGCAGCGGGACCTGTTCTGGCGCTACTACCGCCAGCGCCAGCCTGGAGAGCCCATCGCCGCGTTCATGATGAACTGGCGTGGAGAGACGTTCTACTCGCGCAACACGGTGGAGCAGTTCCGGGGCGGGGACTCCGCGGCGCGCATGCGCAACTACGCTGCCCAGCCGGGCCGCGAGTGGGCACTGGTGGAGCACAACCGGCTCAGCGTGCTGAGCAACGCCGTGGGTGCGGGCAAGAGCGTCAAGGTCATTGATCGCGACATCAACAACAAGTTCATCCTGGTGACCATCGATTGA
- a CDS encoding rhomboid family protein has protein sequence MKSPPEGPWVQDGPRGDRWKRLPWVTLGLVLVQFSVYAWTSSQGLLDVDAMVRFGAKVGPLMTEAGEPWRLVTANFLHRDGAHVGLNMLVLLAVGWVLEGTWRRWDYAAVLVASGLSTMTASLLWAEEVSVGASGMAYGCVGGLIVLGRRHRAVLSPLARRMAGEGVLPTVLVFLWMGWTSAGVDNAGHLGGFVAGLWAGVFLVPRTLTPDEPRSVGLLRAGGVVLVAVGCAALGVLGRSTWRVERDGVFGVSVSMPRGWRQGADRFGRVAFSNGLPGVGRASFAAEAIDTGEPGDGEPQARRFLETALAPREPGPEGRPVRIQGPEPARVNGRRAQRVRAELQGAGGLTHLMAFFVPQGDFVYQWVFTWPEAFPRYAAVVDRMVAELRLDEPAELREARARALLVPGAGAPLHVLGTTLRRWGQPAQAVEPLEAAVKLSPSWVGTRVELARAFFESGRVEEGCRAAEEALVYGPSKAMALEAGVRCELARGDAEGALRRLEEARRVDPLDPRLRAAEAALRATVAPVP, from the coding sequence GTGAAGTCCCCTCCCGAGGGACCCTGGGTGCAAGACGGCCCCCGAGGGGACCGCTGGAAGCGGCTGCCCTGGGTAACACTGGGCCTCGTGCTGGTCCAGTTCAGTGTGTACGCATGGACCTCCTCCCAGGGGCTGCTGGATGTGGACGCCATGGTTCGCTTTGGCGCCAAGGTAGGTCCGCTCATGACAGAGGCGGGCGAGCCGTGGCGGCTGGTGACGGCCAACTTCCTCCACCGGGATGGGGCGCATGTGGGCCTCAACATGCTGGTGCTGCTGGCGGTGGGGTGGGTGTTGGAGGGGACGTGGCGCCGGTGGGACTACGCGGCGGTGCTGGTGGCCTCGGGGCTCTCCACGATGACGGCCTCCTTATTATGGGCCGAGGAGGTGAGCGTGGGGGCGTCCGGCATGGCCTATGGCTGTGTGGGCGGGCTCATCGTTCTGGGCAGGCGGCACCGGGCGGTGCTGTCTCCCTTGGCGCGGCGGATGGCGGGCGAGGGGGTGCTGCCCACGGTGCTCGTCTTCCTCTGGATGGGTTGGACCTCGGCGGGTGTGGACAACGCCGGGCACCTGGGAGGCTTCGTGGCGGGCTTGTGGGCTGGGGTGTTCCTGGTCCCCCGGACGCTCACTCCGGACGAGCCCCGGAGCGTGGGGTTGCTCCGCGCGGGCGGTGTGGTGCTGGTGGCCGTGGGCTGCGCGGCGCTCGGGGTGCTCGGGCGCTCCACGTGGCGGGTGGAGCGGGATGGCGTGTTCGGGGTGTCGGTGTCGATGCCCCGGGGGTGGCGCCAGGGCGCGGATCGGTTTGGCCGGGTGGCCTTCTCCAATGGGTTGCCCGGGGTGGGGCGGGCCAGCTTCGCCGCGGAGGCCATCGACACGGGAGAACCCGGGGACGGTGAGCCTCAAGCACGGCGTTTCCTCGAGACGGCGCTCGCGCCGCGGGAGCCAGGGCCCGAGGGACGGCCTGTCCGGATTCAGGGACCGGAGCCGGCGCGGGTGAATGGCCGGAGGGCCCAGCGCGTTCGCGCGGAACTTCAGGGGGCCGGGGGCCTCACGCACCTGATGGCATTCTTCGTGCCCCAGGGAGACTTCGTCTACCAGTGGGTCTTCACCTGGCCGGAGGCGTTTCCCCGCTATGCCGCCGTGGTGGATCGAATGGTGGCGGAGCTGCGCCTGGATGAGCCCGCGGAGCTGCGCGAGGCCCGGGCGCGGGCCCTGCTCGTGCCCGGCGCCGGAGCGCCTTTGCATGTGTTGGGCACGACGCTGCGACGCTGGGGGCAGCCCGCGCAGGCCGTGGAGCCGCTTGAGGCGGCCGTGAAGCTGTCCCCCTCGTGGGTTGGAACGCGGGTGGAGCTGGCGCGGGCCTTCTTCGAGTCAGGGCGGGTGGAGGAGGGGTGCCGCGCGGCCGAGGAGGCGCTGGTGTATGGGCCCTCCAAGGCGATGGCCCTGGAGGCGGGGGTCCGCTGCGAGTTGGCCCGGGGGGATGCCGAGGGAGCGCTCCGGCGGCTGGAGGAAGCGCGGCGTGTGGACCCCTTGGATCCGAGACTGCGGGCCGCGGAGGCCGCGCTCCGCGCGACGGTGGCGCCCGTCCCCTAG